One region of Chlorobiota bacterium genomic DNA includes:
- a CDS encoding DUF885 domain-containing protein: MFNFPEWATEVGFPGMDDLWTDNSADAIEQRKREVALPLQALQQINRAELNTQDQLSYDLFRHNLLVQQEGNRFPGELMPITQLNGIHQEAPQLLSDMPAGQPYQVQAILTRLQNLPAAVDQTIALMRKGLQQGITPPKITLRDIPEQVSNVIPDNPLQSPLLEAFVTLPPTIPADQAEAFREKAKKVYRDDVAPAFRRLHDFLADEYIPNARTSISMSSLPNGAEWYAFRVREETTTGMTPKQIHELGLREVKRIRGEMEKLIREVKFSGGFKEFVEFLRTDPRFFFADSAALLQGYRDIAKRADPELVRLFGQLPRLPYGVLAVPAYAAKSQTTAYYNPGSLKAARPGYFYANTYNLAARPKWEMEALTLHEAVPGHHLQIAIAQELEGLPEFRREGMYTAFVEGWGLYAESLGYEIGFYQDPYSRFGQLMYEMWRAIRLVVDTGIHSMGWTREQAINYFMENSGKSEHDITVEVDRYIVWPGQALAYKIGQLKIAELRAHAQQELGPQFDVRAFHDHLLEAGALPLDVLETRMRQWVVSIKTGKSSAATGTHAPVQLTPMPIGK; the protein is encoded by the coding sequence GCAAGCCTTGCAGCAGATCAACCGGGCGGAGCTGAACACGCAGGACCAGCTGAGCTACGACCTGTTCCGCCATAACCTGCTGGTGCAGCAGGAGGGGAACCGTTTCCCGGGCGAGCTGATGCCGATCACCCAGCTTAACGGAATCCACCAGGAAGCACCGCAGCTTCTTTCCGATATGCCCGCCGGCCAGCCCTACCAAGTCCAGGCGATTCTTACGCGATTGCAGAACCTTCCCGCCGCCGTGGACCAAACGATTGCACTGATGCGGAAAGGATTGCAGCAAGGGATTACCCCGCCGAAGATCACCCTGCGCGACATCCCCGAGCAAGTCAGCAATGTGATCCCCGACAACCCGCTGCAAAGCCCGTTGCTGGAAGCCTTCGTCACGTTGCCGCCAACCATCCCCGCCGATCAAGCCGAGGCATTCCGGGAGAAGGCAAAGAAGGTGTATCGGGATGATGTTGCCCCGGCGTTCCGCAGGCTTCACGATTTTTTGGCCGATGAGTATATCCCCAATGCCCGGACCTCCATCAGCATGAGCAGCTTGCCGAACGGCGCGGAGTGGTACGCCTTCCGCGTCCGTGAGGAGACCACCACCGGCATGACCCCGAAGCAGATCCACGAGCTTGGATTGCGCGAGGTGAAACGGATTCGCGGGGAGATGGAGAAGCTGATCCGCGAGGTGAAATTTAGCGGAGGGTTCAAGGAGTTCGTGGAGTTTTTGCGAACCGACCCACGGTTCTTTTTCGCCGATTCCGCCGCGCTGCTGCAAGGCTACCGCGACATTGCCAAGCGTGCGGACCCCGAGTTGGTTCGGTTGTTCGGGCAGCTTCCGCGGCTGCCGTACGGGGTGCTTGCTGTCCCCGCCTACGCCGCAAAATCGCAGACCACGGCCTACTACAATCCGGGGTCGCTGAAGGCCGCGCGCCCTGGCTATTTCTACGCCAACACGTACAACCTTGCCGCCCGCCCCAAGTGGGAAATGGAGGCCCTGACGCTGCACGAAGCCGTCCCCGGACACCACTTGCAGATTGCGATTGCGCAGGAGTTGGAAGGGCTGCCAGAGTTCCGCCGCGAAGGGATGTACACGGCGTTTGTGGAAGGATGGGGCTTGTACGCCGAAAGCCTGGGCTACGAGATTGGTTTCTACCAGGACCCCTATTCGCGGTTTGGGCAGTTGATGTACGAGATGTGGCGGGCCATCCGACTTGTGGTGGATACCGGCATCCATTCGATGGGCTGGACCCGCGAGCAAGCAATCAACTACTTCATGGAGAACAGCGGGAAATCGGAGCATGATATCACCGTCGAGGTGGACCGCTACATCGTTTGGCCCGGGCAGGCACTGGCCTACAAAATCGGCCAGCTGAAAATTGCCGAGCTTCGCGCCCATGCCCAGCAGGAGCTTGGCCCGCAGTTCGATGTCCGCGCTTTCCATGACCACTTGCTGGAAGCCGGCGCGCTCCCGCTGGACGTGCTGGAAACCCGGATGCGCCAATGGGTGGTTTCCATCAAAACCGGAAAAAGCTCCGCCGCCACCGGAACGCACGCCCCCGTGCAGCTTACCCCAATGCCAATCGGGAAGTGA
- a CDS encoding OmpA family protein: protein MNVHSPYRLLAVAALVVALLLVPHGRAVPQEGAGNPPAKLFQSFGLFGGIGSAWHNGELAIPDYADCAQFANGNGTAIVGGALLELQLAEWSPLLQLRLGVAALSGNFTHTFDAGPIRGTDGQLIRAMIDNVLSATRLDGTISLSAVGQLAGSLRGHVGVGVQRAFSENYRYSQRAITPPNLLLAGRREQRIQEGVIFPAAGLAAYLSGGIGYGFPIGENSWLEPELSARYSLTSLVGPQTWRSLQLAVGGALRFGFPAQPPPPPPPPDTPAVPPPPPPPPVLAATIRTHPDTVQVRIEEQDSIETLPLLNQIFFAEGSDVIPQRYRQLEAQAIEGFGNAQLIGSALDVYYQMLNVIGMRMRRTPDATLTITGHRNGHENQPRLGQRRAESVKRYLVDVWRIPSRRIKVAGGGMPQNPASEAMAEGAEENARVEITSNDLNITGPVIRRHIQRIATPPSITFYPRVVAEAGLARWSLDVLEQSSRWKSFAGGARRMPDSIVWEWRNDRGELPSLPMQLQYALRVTDSTGAAAATPLRQIDVAYNALSDTPQDDTTIENYSLLLFNFDSPTISRSDMALLKAIIEQTESGAIVRLTGHTDSLGEDGHNRQLAIERANEVAKVFRSLAPEGVRVTVDEGACGERERFPYNTPEGRSHCRTVMIEIRTPTNKSGS from the coding sequence GTGAACGTCCATTCCCCATATCGCTTGCTTGCCGTTGCCGCGCTGGTGGTTGCGCTGCTGCTGGTTCCGCATGGCCGTGCCGTGCCGCAAGAAGGGGCGGGCAATCCTCCAGCAAAACTCTTCCAATCGTTTGGATTGTTTGGGGGGATTGGGTCGGCATGGCACAACGGTGAGTTAGCAATCCCCGATTATGCCGATTGCGCACAGTTTGCCAATGGCAACGGAACCGCAATCGTTGGCGGCGCGCTGCTTGAGCTTCAGCTTGCGGAGTGGTCCCCACTGTTGCAGCTGCGGCTTGGGGTTGCGGCCCTTTCCGGCAACTTCACCCACACGTTCGACGCCGGCCCGATTCGGGGAACCGACGGCCAGCTGATCCGCGCCATGATTGATAACGTCCTTTCGGCAACGCGGCTGGATGGAACCATTTCCCTTTCCGCCGTTGGCCAGCTTGCCGGTTCGTTGCGCGGCCATGTTGGGGTGGGGGTGCAACGGGCCTTCAGCGAGAACTACCGCTACAGCCAGCGCGCCATCACCCCGCCCAATCTGCTGCTTGCCGGGCGGCGCGAGCAGCGCATTCAGGAAGGGGTGATATTTCCCGCAGCCGGGCTTGCTGCGTATCTGTCGGGGGGGATTGGATATGGGTTCCCGATTGGGGAGAATTCATGGCTGGAACCGGAGCTTTCCGCACGCTACTCCCTGACCTCGTTGGTGGGGCCGCAAACGTGGCGAAGCCTTCAGCTTGCTGTTGGTGGGGCGTTGCGTTTTGGCTTCCCTGCCCAGCCGCCACCTCCGCCGCCGCCACCCGATACCCCGGCAGTGCCGCCACCTCCGCCTCCGCCGCCGGTGTTGGCAGCAACAATCCGCACCCACCCGGATACCGTTCAGGTAAGGATCGAGGAGCAAGACTCCATTGAAACATTGCCGTTGCTGAACCAGATTTTCTTTGCCGAAGGAAGCGACGTTATCCCGCAGCGATACCGCCAGTTGGAGGCCCAGGCGATTGAGGGATTCGGGAACGCGCAGTTGATTGGTTCGGCCCTGGACGTGTACTATCAGATGCTCAACGTGATCGGCATGAGGATGCGCCGCACCCCCGATGCCACCTTGACAATCACCGGCCACCGCAACGGGCACGAAAACCAGCCACGGCTTGGCCAGCGGCGGGCGGAAAGCGTCAAACGCTATTTGGTAGATGTCTGGCGGATTCCATCCCGCAGAATCAAAGTTGCTGGCGGGGGAATGCCGCAGAACCCTGCAAGCGAAGCAATGGCGGAAGGGGCCGAAGAGAACGCCCGTGTGGAGATCACCAGCAACGACCTGAACATCACCGGCCCGGTGATCCGGCGGCATATCCAACGGATTGCCACCCCACCCTCCATCACCTTCTACCCCCGGGTGGTGGCCGAAGCCGGATTGGCCAGATGGAGCCTTGATGTGCTGGAACAATCAAGCCGGTGGAAATCGTTTGCCGGAGGCGCGCGCCGCATGCCCGACTCGATCGTGTGGGAATGGCGCAACGACCGCGGCGAACTCCCTTCGCTGCCGATGCAACTTCAATACGCGCTTCGTGTTACCGACAGCACCGGGGCCGCCGCCGCAACCCCGCTGCGCCAGATTGACGTGGCCTACAACGCCCTGAGCGACACGCCCCAGGACGACACGACCATTGAGAACTACTCCCTCCTTCTGTTCAACTTCGACAGCCCAACCATCAGCCGAAGCGACATGGCGTTGCTGAAGGCAATTATCGAGCAAACAGAAAGCGGGGCAATCGTTCGCCTGACGGGCCATACCGATTCGCTGGGGGAGGATGGCCACAACCGCCAGCTTGCGATCGAGCGTGCTAACGAGGTCGCAAAAGTCTTCCGCTCCCTTGCCCCGGAAGGGGTCCGCGTCACGGTGGATGAAGGGGCCTGCGGCGAGCGGGAACGCTTCCCCTACAACACTCCCGAAGGCCGCTCCCATTGCCGAACGGTGATGATCGAAATCCGAACTCCAACAAACAAAAGTGGCTCATGA